The DNA region CAAACCTAACGTTTTTGACGTTTTATCAGTCCAGAAATTAATATATGTAATCTGTTTACCAAGAAAACTCTGTATAGGACTATATATAGTAGCCATATGTGTATTCTTACTCAGTACACTATAAAAGTTTCCCCAGTGCACTGTTCACTCTGTCTTTTACTATCTCTGCAAGTCTTTCATCCCCGCCAATATTGGCTGTGTAGATAATTTCAACATCTTCAGGAGCTTTAACTATACTGTTATTCTCATCGGTTTTACCTTCTTTCAATCCCAGAATGACAGGTATATCGTCAGTTACATGAAGCCCTGGTAGAAGAAACAGTGGCACGACTACAATTTTCTTAAAGCCCTCCTTTATTGAAGATGTTACGGCTTCATATATACTGGGTTCCCAGTGTTTCATATATGCCACTTTAGTTGGAACTCCAAGCTTCTCCCCGGCAAGCTTTCCAACCTTTTCATAAACTTCCTTGGTTTCAGGTAGCCTTGAACCATGCCCTACCACAACCACACATACGTTATTCAATAAAATCACCTTCGGATATATGCACTTTATCACTAAAAGGAAAATGATATACGATATTTATAAATATGCTGTTTTGGTTTAGAAATGTTTACATTTCAGGAAACTATCCTGAGGGTTATATGTTTAGATGTCCTTTATTTTGAGCAGGATTATTTAAAATCTATTCATACTCCTCCTGTATTTCTTTCACGAGTTTATGAATCTTCTTCCCCTTCTCGGTAAGATAGTAATAAACCGGTCTATATTTCTCCATATGCACTTCTCTTCGAACTATTCCCTTCTTTTCGAGAATCTTTAGATGTCTTGTTGTGGTTGATGGATTACCCAGAATATTTTCAATTTCTCCATACTTCCTCCTTTTTACAACAATACAATCAAGTATCTTTATCACACCTTTCTTTCCCAGGATTTTGAATATTTCCTCGCTCACAGATTATTCTGGTTTATGGTTTGATATATATTAATTTCTATTGTCAGGAAGTAAACACTCAGAACTTCTTGAGATTCGGAAAAATCCCGATGAGACAGGATAGAAAAATAGGTGGGGAAAATTTTATAATTAAGTGCAGAAAACTATACATGTGATATCATGGCAGAAAAAATTGAATCCTTATTAAAAGAGGAGGAAGTTTATCACTCCAGTGATGATTTCAGGGAAAAAGCTTTGGTGAAGGATGAGAGTATATACTCAGAGGACTATAAGCAGTTCTGGAAAAGGGCGGCTGAAGAGGTTGACTGGTTTGAACCCTATTCAAAGCTTATGGATGATAGTGAAGCACCTTTCTTCAAGTGGTATATTGACGGTAAGATAAATATTGCCTACAACTGCCTTGACAGACATGTTAATAGCTGGAGAAAGAATAAGGCTGCAATACTCTGGGAAGGTGAAAATGGGGATAGGATGGTCTTAACATATTATCAACTTTACAGGGAAGTCAACAGGTTTGCTAATGCTCTCAAAGGGCTGGGTGTAAATAAAGGGGACAGGGTGACAATCTATCTTGGAATGGTACCGGAACTTCCAATTGCCATGTTAGCATGTGCAAAAATAGGAGCAGTACACAGTATTGTATTTGGAGGTTTCAGCGCTCTTGCTTTGAGAGAGAGGATTGAGGATTCTCAGTCAAAGATAGTGATAACTGCAGACGGTAGTTACAGGCGTGGAAAAATTGTACCATTGAAGGATAATGTGGATGAATCTCTTGAAGGTATAGATGGTATTGAGAAGGTTGTAGTTGTAAAAAGGACTGGGAATGAAATAAATTTTATTGATGGAAGGGATATCTGGTGGAATGATTTTATTGAAGGACAGAGCATAGAGCTTGAAGCTGAGAATCTTGATAGCGAACATCCTCTTTTTATACTCTATACCTCCGGCACAACAGGCAAGCCCAAGGGTGTTGTGCATGTACACGGCGGTTACAATGTGGGTACCACCATAACAACAAAACTTATCTTTGATTTAAAAGATGAGGATGTCTACTGGTGCACGGCAGACATAGGCTGGGTTACCGGGCACAGTTATATTATATATGGACCTCTGAGTCTTGGAGCTACGACTTTGATGTATGAGGGCGCTCCTGATTACCCCTCAGCGGGGCGCTGGTGGGACATTATTGACAGGTATGGTGTGAGTGTGTTCTATACTGCCCCCACAGCTATAAGGTACTTCATGCGCCTTGGAGATGAATATATCAAAAAACATAGCCTTTCCACTCTTCGCCTTTTAGGTACTGTGGGAGAGCCAATAAATCCTGAGGTCTGGCGCTGGTATTATAGAACTATTGGAAAAGAGAATTGTCCTATAGTTGATACATGGTGGCAGACTGAGACAGGGATGATACTTATTACGACATTACCCGGGGTACTCCCCATGAAGCCAGGTTCAGCCGGTAAGGCTTTCCCTGGAACTGAAGCAGATATTTTTAATGAGAATGGAGAATCCGTAGGATTAAATGAGGGTGGCTATCTTGTGCTGAAAAAACCATATCCTTCAATGCTCAGGACAATATATGGTGACCCTGATAGATATGTGAATGTCTACTGGAGTAAATTCAAGGGTTGCTATCTTACTGGTGATGGAGCGAGAAAGGATGGGGATGGCTACTTCTGGATTCTGGGTAGAATAGATGATGTTCTGAATGTATCAGGCCATAGGATTGGAACTATGGAGCTTGAGAGTGCTTTAGTTGCCCACCCCCAGGTGGCTGAGGCTGCTGTTGTTGGAAAACCCCATGAGATTAAAGGGCAGGCTATTGTGGCATTTGTTGTAATGAAGGCTGGAGTTATACCAGGAGATGAACTCAGAGAAGAGATAAGGGATTTTATGGTCAAAGAGATAGGTTCTATAGCAAAGCCCGATGAGGTTCATTTTGTGGAGAAGCTGCCAAAAACAAGAAGCGGGAAGATTATGAGGAGGGTAATAAGGGCCATAGCAGAGGGAAAAATTGATGTGGGTGATATCTCAACCCTGGAAGATGAGAGTGCTCTGGATGAAATAAGGAAGAAGTAGCTATGGTATATTCAGATTGATTAGAGCCTGGAGATATTGATTCTCCGGGCTCTGATACTTCTACTTTTATAAGCCCAAGTTCAATCATATTCTCCAACCTTTTTGTCGTAAATTGTATCCACATAATAAAATAATTTAATAACTTAAGGTAATAATTTTACGGTATATTTTTATATTGTCTCTTATATTAATTAATCATGGTTTTGGTATCCTCTCCAGGTAAGGTGATATTATTCGGTGAGCATGCCGTTGTTTATGGTTTTCCTGCTCTTGCAAGTGCTATTGACAGAAGGGTTTATGTTAAGGCTGAAAAGAACAGTTTAGAGAAGATTGTTATAGCTTCGAAGGGAAAAAAAACCTCTTTTTCCTTCAAAAGTCTTAAAAGGAAAAGGGGCGAGTTCAGGTATATTCTCAGAGCCTTAAAAATAGCCTTTGACACCCTTGGCATGAACTTTGGCGTTTCCCTTGAAATAGATTCGAAGATACCCAGAGCTTCAGGATTGGGTTCAAGTGCCGCAATAAGTGTTGCTGTACTTAAGGCTGTTTATTATATAGCAGGAAAAGATATTAAAAACGGTAAGCTCGCCGTTCTAGGGCATAGAGTTGAGCTGGAGGTACAGGGCTCAGCTTCTCCTACTGACACAGCAACGTCAGCTCTGGGTGGTGTACTTTTTATACGTCCCGGAAAAGCTATAGAAAAGGTTGAAATCGGGCAGGATATTTCATTGATTGTTGGATGCACCGGGATGAAAAGGTCAACAAAAGAGCTTGTTGCAAAGGTTAAAACTTTTAAGGAAACATATCCAAATATAGCAGAGCCAATAGTTACAAGTATAGGAGAAATCGCCATAGAGGCACGAATTGCTCTGGCAGATGGTGACTACCAGAAGCTTGGAAGGCTTATGCTGGTTAATAATGCGCTTCTCGATGCACTGGGAGTAGGTAATGTGGCTTTATCAAAGAGAGTGTATTCTGCCATAAAGGCAGGTGCAGCAGGTGCAAAGCTTACTGGAGCAGGTGGTGGAGGATGTAT from archaeon BMS3Bbin15 includes:
- the sirB gene encoding sirohydrochlorin ferrochelatase — protein: MIKCIYPKVILLNNVCVVVVGHGSRLPETKEVYEKVGKLAGEKLGVPTKVAYMKHWEPSIYEAVTSSIKEGFKKIVVVPLFLLPGLHVTDDIPVILGLKEGKTDENNSIVKAPEDVEIIYTANIGGDERLAEIVKDRVNSALGKLL
- a CDS encoding HxlR-like helix-turn-helix produces the protein MSEEIFKILGKKGVIKILDCIVVKRRKYGEIENILGNPSTTTRHLKILEKKGIVRREVHMEKYRPVYYYLTEKGKKIHKLVKEIQEEYE
- the acsA gene encoding acetyl-coenzyme A synthetase encodes the protein MAEKIESLLKEEEVYHSSDDFREKALVKDESIYSEDYKQFWKRAAEEVDWFEPYSKLMDDSEAPFFKWYIDGKINIAYNCLDRHVNSWRKNKAAILWEGENGDRMVLTYYQLYREVNRFANALKGLGVNKGDRVTIYLGMVPELPIAMLACAKIGAVHSIVFGGFSALALRERIEDSQSKIVITADGSYRRGKIVPLKDNVDESLEGIDGIEKVVVVKRTGNEINFIDGRDIWWNDFIEGQSIELEAENLDSEHPLFILYTSGTTGKPKGVVHVHGGYNVGTTITTKLIFDLKDEDVYWCTADIGWVTGHSYIIYGPLSLGATTLMYEGAPDYPSAGRWWDIIDRYGVSVFYTAPTAIRYFMRLGDEYIKKHSLSTLRLLGTVGEPINPEVWRWYYRTIGKENCPIVDTWWQTETGMILITTLPGVLPMKPGSAGKAFPGTEADIFNENGESVGLNEGGYLVLKKPYPSMLRTIYGDPDRYVNVYWSKFKGCYLTGDGARKDGDGYFWILGRIDDVLNVSGHRIGTMELESALVAHPQVAEAAVVGKPHEIKGQAIVAFVVMKAGVIPGDELREEIRDFMVKEIGSIAKPDEVHFVEKLPKTRSGKIMRRVIRAIAEGKIDVGDISTLEDESALDEIRKK
- a CDS encoding mevalonate kinase, with product MVLVSSPGKVILFGEHAVVYGFPALASAIDRRVYVKAEKNSLEKIVIASKGKKTSFSFKSLKRKRGEFRYILRALKIAFDTLGMNFGVSLEIDSKIPRASGLGSSAAISVAVLKAVYYIAGKDIKNGKLAVLGHRVELEVQGSASPTDTATSALGGVLFIRPGKAIEKVEIGQDISLIVGCTGMKRSTKELVAKVKTFKETYPNIAEPIVTSIGEIAIEARIALADGDYQKLGRLMLVNNALLDALGVGNVALSKRVYSAIKAGAAGAKLTGAGGGGCMIALAQENREKVLKSLGKRAFVTKISKEGTRVEHS